CAAAGCCGGTTGCAAGAGAAGGGTCGCCAAGCAAATAAAACGAAGCGTGCCGTCGGACAAATCGCTCGCGTCAAAATAATCGTCGCTTCCCTTATGTTTCCATTTTAAGCGAATCGTATCCTCGTTAGCCGCCTCGGGTTCTAATATAAAGTCATGTAAAAATGGCGCGATTCGTTGAACCGATGTAAGTATCTCTTCGTAATCGCGGTCGTTATGCTCTTTTATGTTCCGCAAAAAAGCCGCTATATTTTTCCCGTCCGCCGATAGCGATCTGTTGTCGTTTATATTGGCGGTTTGTTTCATTGGAGAGGACGAGCCTGTATCATGAAAATGATAGATTTTCCAGTCGTTAATATATTGAATAATATACTGGTGAATGGCGTAGTTCCGAAGTTGTGATTCTCGGCTGCCTTTACTATCAATTTGATGGGTTTTGTCTCCGCCTAGATAGTTAATAGCGCTCCCGTGAAACTTTGCCTCTTCTTTCTTAAAAATTAACCCGTCCGCGTTATCTGGAATCATTGTTGCCGCGTATTCGTTCGGAGAGAAAAATAATCTAAAATACAGTTGTTGGGTAGTTTTTTTTCCAAAAAACAGCAGTTTGTTCGCTCCGCCGCGCGCGGCGATATATAGCTCTAACTCTTTGTTGATCAAATTTCTCATAAAAGAAAAAAAACCGATAAAATTACTTTTTCCCGCGCCGTTCGCGCCGATAAGTACATTAATGGAACCGAACTCGATATCAAGCATTTTAATAGATTTGTAACCTTGAAGGATTAACCGATTTAGCGCGCCAATTTGTCCCACGATCCCCTCGCCGCGTTTATAAAACTCATATTAGCCTCCCTCGGATCGGCTAAAGTTATTGGCAGCCGTCGCATTCGACGCTTCTGTCGATCGGTTTTGGCGCTTCGTCTTTGAACTCCGGACTTTCGCTTCGCAGATAATAGACGCTTTTAAGCCCCAGTTTCCACGCCAACTGATATACCTCGCTTAAACGCTTGCCCGTAGTTTCGCCGATCTTGAAAAACAGATTGAGGCTCTGCCCCTGATCGATCCACTTTTGACGGATCGCGGCGGCTTTGACGAGTAGCGTCTGATCCAGCTCGTAAGCGGGCGTGTAATAGTTCCACGTTTCGGGCGTAAGTTTCGGAGCGACGGCGGCGATCATGCCGCTTAGGTTCTCCTCGAACCATTTGCGTTTATAGATCGGCTCGATCGCCTGCGTAGTGCCAATCAGGATCGAAATCGAGCTTGTGGGCGCGATCGCCAGCAGATGCCCGTTTCTTATCTTCTGCCGCCTGACTTTTTCGCGCAACTCCTCCCAGTCGTAGGCCAGCCCAAAAAGCCCGCCGCGATCGACGAGTTTCAACGCCTCCTTATTAGCCGCGTCGATCGGCATAACGCCCCGCGACCACTTGCTTCCCTCGTAGTTCTCATACGCGCCTTTTTCCACCGCTAGATCGCACGAGGCGTTAATCGCGTTGTAGCTGATCGTCTCCATTATCTCGTCGATTGTCCGCAGATGCTCCTCGCCGCCCCACTCTATCGCGCGCGTCGCTAAAAACTCCGTCTCGCCCATCACGCCAAGCCCGATCGCGCGCGTTTTCAAATTGGTCGCTTTAACCTTTGCTAACGGATAAAAGTTAAGATCGATCACATTATCCAGCATTCGCACCGCGATCGGCGTTACGCGCTCTATCTCCTCTTTGGTATTGATTCTCGCTAGATTGACGCTCGCTAGATTGCACACCGCCGTCAGCCCGCTTCGGGCTACCTTCTCCACGGCATAAACCTTGCGCCCTTGCAGGGTATCGAGCGAGCTAATTTTGTTGGCGGGTTTTTTCACGCCCTCGTCGGTGGCGATCGTATCCTCCTCCGCGCGCTCCTCGAAACCGCCGTCGTCAAACATAATCCGCACCGCGTACTCGTTCGGCGCGGTGTTTTGGAAAATCTCGGTGCAGAGGTTGGAGCTTCGGATCGTTCCTACGTGGTTATTTGGGTTGCTCTCGTTCGCCGCGTCCTTAAAGCACAAAAACGGCATGCCCGTTTCAAAGTAGCTGAGCAAAATCTTCTTCCAGAGGTCTTTTGCCTTGATATAGATTCTCGGAATATCGCGATCGGCTTCATAGGCGATATAGGCGTTTTCAAACGCCTCGCCGTAAAGATCGGTTAGATCGGGAACGTTAAACGGATCGAAAAGCGCCCAATCGCCGTCGCTCTCGATTCGCTTCATAAACAGATCGCATATCCACAGCGCGGGGAAAATATCGTGCGTCCTGCGCCGCTCCTCGCCGCTGTTTTTGCGCAGATCGAGGAAATCTAGCACGTCTTTATGCCACGGCTCGATATAGACGGCGATCGCGCCTTTGCGCGTGCCAAGCTGATCGACCGCCACCGCCAGATCGTTTGTGATCTTCAAAAACGGCACCACGCCGCCCGCCGCGTTTTTATGCCCGTCGATAAAACTGCCGCCGGAGCGCACCTTTGACCAGTCCCAACCCACGCCGCCGCCGTATTTGCTAAGCAGCGCCATCTCTTTATATCCGTCGAAAATGCCCTCGATATTATCGGGCGTGCTGCCGACGAAGCACGAGCTAAGTTGATGGCGCGGCGTGCGAGCGTTGGATAGCGTCGGAGTCGCCGCCATCACCTCGAACTTGGATAAAACGTCGTAGAACTTCTTTGCCCACCCCTGCCGATCGGCTTCGTTTTGCGCGAGAAACATCGCCACCGCCATAAACATCTGTTGCGGCAACTCGATTGGCTCGTTGTTGCGGTTTTTTAGCAGATAGCGATCGTAAAGCGTTTTGATCCCAAGATAGGTAAATTGATAGTCGCGCTCAGGTTTGATATAGCGCCCTAGATCGTCGAGATCGTATTTCGCGCCCAAACCCTTGAGAATGCGCCCCTCGCGCTCGCCCACCTCAAAGTAGCGTCTAAGCGGAAGATACGCCTGCCCCTTAACCCCCATCGTCGCCTTGCCGACTCTGTGATAGAGATCGTAGATAAAAAGCCGCGCGGCTACGAACGTCCAATCGGGGCGATCGACGTCGATCTTATCGGCGGCGGTATGAATAAGCGTCTGCTGAATATCGGCGGTGCTTATGCCGTCTCTAAATTGCAGTTTAGCGTCCAGTTCAAGCTCGGACTGATCCACGTTGTTAAGCCCCGCCACGCTATCGGCGGTAAACTTTTGAATCTTGGCGATCTCAAGGGCTTCTCTTCGTCCGTCGCGCTTTATAACCGTGATCATTTTAGCGGGCTTCCTTGTTCTATATGGAAGCGCAATCTTAACTCACGAAGGCTTTCTAGGGCGGGTAAGTTATCTGTAAAAACCGTTGGCGCGTCTGATTGAGCGCGCCGCCGCCGACGCTCTGGCGATCGCGCCTTGCGCAAGGCGAAAGACGCGTAAATTCGCGAATTTCGCCTCCAAACTTACCCGATCGCTTAAGTTTTACGCCGCTAGAAAAATCAACACAGAGGATTCCCATTTGAATCGCACAAGCGATTACGCGCTTTAAGCGCCTACTTTTAGCCCGCGCGGAGGCGCGGCGTAACGGCGAGCCGTTTTCGCTATTTTTTACAGTAGCGGTCGATACGCCTCGCCGTTAGCGCAAAATATGGCAAGCGAGGATAAACCGATTCGCTCCGCCTATATCGCAAGCGGCGCGCCTCCCGGCGGTTAAACCGGCAAATTAAAACAACGCTCGATCGGGGGGCGCTAAGCCTCCTTGGCGACTAGGTTTTGACGCGCTTAATTTTCGTTTTGGCACACTAGCGCTCGCGATAAAGGAAACGTATGCTGATCGCTCCTAGTATTCTTTCGGCTGATTTCGGCTCTCTCGCTAACGAGGTTAAAAACGTTTGCGATCTTGGCGCTGATTATGTGCATATAGACGTAATGGACGGACATTTCACGCCAAACCTCACAATCGGTCCCGTCGTTGTCGCGGCGGCGGCAAAGGCGGCTAACAAACCGCTGGATATTCATCTGATGGTGGAAAACGTTCCGTTTTTCGTCGAGCTTTTCGCGCCGATTAAACCTGAATTTTTGAGCTTTCATATCGAGGAGGAGAAACACCCGCACCGCCTGATTTCGCGCGTTCGCGATCTAGGTATCCGACCGGCGATCACGCTAAATCCGCACACCCCCGAAAGCGCGATCGAGTATCTGCTGGGCGATCTGGATATGGTGTTGCTGATGAGCGTAAATCCGGGTTTTGGCGGGCAGAAGTTTATCCCGTCGGCTTTGGAAAAAACGCGGCGGCTAAAAGAGCTGATCGCCAAGCGAAATCCAAAATGTTTAATCGAGATCGACGGCGGCGTAAACGACAAAAACGCGTCGGCGCTTAAAGAGGCGGGCGCGGACATTCTCGTCGCGGGCGCGTATATCTTTGGCGCGAACGATAGGAAAAAGGCGATCGCATCGTTACGATGAGGGTAAAAATCTGCGGCATTACCAACCTTGACGACGCTTTGTGCGCCTGCGAAGCGGGAGCGGACGCGATCGGCTTTGTGTTCTACGGCAGATCGCCGCGCCTTATTTCGCTTGATACGGCGGCGTTTATATCCTCAAAAACGCCGCCGTTTGTCAAAAAAGTAGGGCTTTTTGTGGAACAATCGCCAAAGGAGATCGACAGAATCTGCTCCCTTGCCAAGCTCGATCTGGCGCAAATCCACGCCGAAGCGGACGATCGATTTTTCGCGCGGCTCAAAACGCCGTTTTTGAAGGTGGTTCGCGCGCGAGAACGCGAGGATATAGAGCGCTTTGGCGGCGAATATCGTCTGATCGACGCTTTCACCGAAAACTACGGCGGCGACGGAAAGCGTCTGCCAATCGAATGGTTTGACGGCGTCGATTGTTCTAAAATTATCTTAGCCGGCGGCTTAAAAACCGAAACGCTCGATATGATCAAGCCGTTTAACTTCTACGGATTAGATATTAGCAGCGGCGTTGAAAAAGCCAAAGGGATAAAAGACCCCGCTTTGATCGCCGAGTTTCTTCGCGCCGCTAAAACCTGCAAGCCTTCGCGAAAACTATTTGAATAAGCGGACAACGCCGCTAAAGACGCAAAAGTAAAAGCGCGCAAACCAAGATTTATATCTTTATCGCGATATAAAATATCGTTTTCTCTTGCGCGCGGAGGACGAAATCGTTTAACGTTTTTATAGGTCGTTTATCGCGGCGACATCAACAAGTTTGCGATCGGCTGACGGCGACGCGCCCTAGCTTATACGAAACCGCGCCGCCGAAAAGGTTAATAATAACGAAAAAGCCTTCGCTTTCAATTAGATAATCGCCGTTTTCTTGAATGGCGAGACTACCGACGCTCAGCCGCTTTCCGCAATACAGATCAGCCCCATCGCCCCAATATTGGTTGCGTTGAAGATCGATAAAATCAAGCGGATTAAGCGGCTTTTCGTTTTCAAAACAAAACCGCCCCTCTTTTAAGCGTTCCAGCGAGCTTAACGCTCCCGCGCAACCTAAACTTAGCGCTATGTCGCGTCCAAGCGATCGCATATAACACCCTTCGCTCGCGGCGGCTTCAAAGGTTAAAAACGGGTGCGCATAGGCGATTGGTTTCAAACTATAAACATTGATTTTGCGCGCTTTCATCTTTACGTTCTCCCCCTTTCGCGCAAGCCTATACGAGCGTTCGCCGTTTATTTTGATCGCGCTGAATATCGGCGGATACTGCTCGCTTTCGCCAACAAAGGCGCTTAGCGTTTCGTCAATCGCTCGCGGCGTTAAACGCGGCGTTGGATCTATTCGCGATATTCGCTCTATATCAAGCGACTCGCTGCGCGCTCCCAACCATAGCGTGGCGCGATATACTTTTGGCGTTTTCGCGAGATAATTAAAAAGTCTCGCGTATTGCCCGAACGCTACGATAAGCGCGCCTTTGGCAAACGGATCTAAAATACCGGAAAAGCCCGCGCTTTTAACGCCGTATTTGCGTTTAAGGCGCGATAGAAAGCCGTTTGAGCCGATAAACGGCGGCTTATAGGCGACGAAAAGGCGATTCATAGGCGAAAATTACGCTTTTTCCACGTAGTTATTCATTAGCTCTTTAAGCGTCTTGTAGAACTTATCAGCATTAAACTCTTTAGGTTTTTGCTTCATTTTTTCCGCTCGTTTTGCGGCGTTTAATAGCCCTTCGCTTAAGTATATTATCTGATCTTCTTTCGCGGCGTTTTTGAGAATGATACTATCGTATTGCTCTATCATATACAAGTCGTTGTCGTCGCCGAGCTTACACGGTTTTACGCCGTCGATGTAGCGCTCGTAGCGCGGATCGTTAAAATCAAAAATATCGTAATGAAAAAACGCCTCCTTGATTGAACCCGCAAGCTGATATTTATATAGATTATTGTTTAGATATTTTTCTATATTGTTAACGCTAAAAAGTATATCCTTGTCGTTTATAGAGTAGAAATAACGGCGCACAAAGTTAAGCCTAAACAGATTGTCCGGTTTAATATAAATTTTCTCGAGCGTTTTGTCAAACAGATTATCGGCTTTCAGCTTTTTTTCGTAGCGATCAATCGCTTTGTCTAACCGAACGTTTTTTGGTATTTTAAGATTACGCCGCCAGTAATTAAGCAGGTAGAGTATCGCGTTTAAAACGATTTTGTATTTGCGTTCGTCGTTAGCCTCGCTAAAGCGATCGTAATCGAAATGCAACGTTAATCTCGCCCTTTTATTAAGCGCGAAAAGATGAGAATCCGACGTTATGTCGTTTTGTTTGTTGAAATCGATCTCTTTTTCCGAGAAAAACAGGAAGTCGGATAAAACCGCGCCCTCGCCGCGACTGTGCGAAGCGAGAAAATCGACATAATACTCTCGCGCTTTTTCCTCGACGCCGCTTCGATCGCCGTCTATATGAACGAAAATATCGTGTTTTGCGTATTTTTCGCGCATGTTATTTTATTTAGATTAGGCGCGATCCGCAAAAACGCGACAGGTTGGCGCTTCTTTCCATGTTGAACCCCCGTTTAAGCTCTAAAACCGCGCTCTTTTTCGCTCTCGTCGCCGCGCGGTTTTTTTTTCGGCGCGAATTCGCGACATCGACGAGCGCCGCTCATAAACACGGTAACGCTAGGCATCTGCGCGCCTTTGAAGCCGAACAGATCGCACGCGTATGGAAAAGCGCTCTCCCACGTGATCCGAAAATAGCGGCATTTGCGGCAGTCAATTCGTTCCATAGCGAGCGTTATCTTAACCTGTTGCCTGTTAAAATCACATTACGACAATCCTTAAAAGGCGTTTTGTGGCAAAAGAAAATCTGACCGATTTTGAAGAAATACAGCCGATCGACATTGAAGAATCCCTCAAAACAAGTTACCTCGACTACTCTATGAGCGTGATTATAGGGCGCGCGTTGCCCGATTTTCGAGACGGACTGAAACCCGTGCATCGCCGAATCCTCTACGCGATGAACGAGCTTAGCCTCTCCGCGCGATCGGCGTATAAAAAATCGGCGCGTATCGTCGGCGACGTGATCGGCAAATACCACCCGCACGGCGATACGGCGGTTTATGACGCGCTGGTGCGAATGGCGCAAAGTTTCTCTATGCGCGCGCCGCTTGTGGACGGGCAGGGCAACTTTGGCTCGGTGGACGGCGATAGCGCCGCGGCGATGCGCTATACGGAAGCGAGAATGACGGCGATCGCCGAAGAGCTACTTGCCGACATCGACAAGGACACGGTGGATTTTATCCCCAACTACGACGACAGCCTTCAAGAACCCGACGTGCTTCCAAGCCGCATTCCGTCGCTCCTCGTCAATGGTAGCGGCGGGATCGCGGTGGGCATGGCTACGAATATCCCGCCGCACAATCTTGGCGAGACGATCGAGGCGCTGATCTATTTGATCGACAATCCCGACGCTACAAGCGACGATCTGATGCGCTTTATTCCCGGTCCCGA
The genomic region above belongs to Helicobacteraceae bacterium and contains:
- a CDS encoding ribonucleoside-diphosphate reductase subunit alpha, with amino-acid sequence MITVIKRDGRREALEIAKIQKFTADSVAGLNNVDQSELELDAKLQFRDGISTADIQQTLIHTAADKIDVDRPDWTFVAARLFIYDLYHRVGKATMGVKGQAYLPLRRYFEVGEREGRILKGLGAKYDLDDLGRYIKPERDYQFTYLGIKTLYDRYLLKNRNNEPIELPQQMFMAVAMFLAQNEADRQGWAKKFYDVLSKFEVMAATPTLSNARTPRHQLSSCFVGSTPDNIEGIFDGYKEMALLSKYGGGVGWDWSKVRSGGSFIDGHKNAAGGVVPFLKITNDLAVAVDQLGTRKGAIAVYIEPWHKDVLDFLDLRKNSGEERRRTHDIFPALWICDLFMKRIESDGDWALFDPFNVPDLTDLYGEAFENAYIAYEADRDIPRIYIKAKDLWKKILLSYFETGMPFLCFKDAANESNPNNHVGTIRSSNLCTEIFQNTAPNEYAVRIMFDDGGFEERAEEDTIATDEGVKKPANKISSLDTLQGRKVYAVEKVARSGLTAVCNLASVNLARINTKEEIERVTPIAVRMLDNVIDLNFYPLAKVKATNLKTRAIGLGVMGETEFLATRAIEWGGEEHLRTIDEIMETISYNAINASCDLAVEKGAYENYEGSKWSRGVMPIDAANKEALKLVDRGGLFGLAYDWEELREKVRRQKIRNGHLLAIAPTSSISILIGTTQAIEPIYKRKWFEENLSGMIAAVAPKLTPETWNYYTPAYELDQTLLVKAAAIRQKWIDQGQSLNLFFKIGETTGKRLSEVYQLAWKLGLKSVYYLRSESPEFKDEAPKPIDRSVECDGCQ
- a CDS encoding AAA family ATPase, whose amino-acid sequence is MLDIEFGSINVLIGANGAGKSNFIGFFSFMRNLINKELELYIAARGGANKLLFFGKKTTQQLYFRLFFSPNEYAATMIPDNADGLIFKKEEAKFHGSAINYLGGDKTHQIDSKGSRESQLRNYAIHQYIIQYINDWKIYHFHDTGSSSPMKQTANINDNRSLSADGKNIAAFLRNIKEHNDRDYEEILTSVQRIAPFLHDFILEPEAANEDTIRLKWKHKGSDDYFDASDLSDGTLRFICLATLLLQPALPKTILLDEPELGLHPAALNLLASIFRVASGKTQIIATTQSTTFASCFFASEIIVANRVENASVFNRLNEEEYASWLEDYDVGELWQKNLIGGNPSYA
- the truB gene encoding tRNA pseudouridine(55) synthase TruB: MNRLFVAYKPPFIGSNGFLSRLKRKYGVKSAGFSGILDPFAKGALIVAFGQYARLFNYLAKTPKVYRATLWLGARSESLDIERISRIDPTPRLTPRAIDETLSAFVGESEQYPPIFSAIKINGERSYRLARKGENVKMKARKINVYSLKPIAYAHPFLTFEAAASEGCYMRSLGRDIALSLGCAGALSSLERLKEGRFCFENEKPLNPLDFIDLQRNQYWGDGADLYCGKRLSVGSLAIQENGDYLIESEGFFVIINLFGGAVSYKLGRVAVSRSQTC
- a CDS encoding phosphoribosylanthranilate isomerase, with amino-acid sequence MRVKICGITNLDDALCACEAGADAIGFVFYGRSPRLISLDTAAFISSKTPPFVKKVGLFVEQSPKEIDRICSLAKLDLAQIHAEADDRFFARLKTPFLKVVRAREREDIERFGGEYRLIDAFTENYGGDGKRLPIEWFDGVDCSKIILAGGLKTETLDMIKPFNFYGLDISSGVEKAKGIKDPALIAEFLRAAKTCKPSRKLFE
- a CDS encoding uracil-DNA glycosylase, which codes for MERIDCRKCRYFRITWESAFPYACDLFGFKGAQMPSVTVFMSGARRCREFAPKKKPRGDESEKERGFRA
- the rpe gene encoding ribulose-phosphate 3-epimerase, translated to MLIAPSILSADFGSLANEVKNVCDLGADYVHIDVMDGHFTPNLTIGPVVVAAAAKAANKPLDIHLMVENVPFFVELFAPIKPEFLSFHIEEEKHPHRLISRVRDLGIRPAITLNPHTPESAIEYLLGDLDMVLLMSVNPGFGGQKFIPSALEKTRRLKELIAKRNPKCLIEIDGGVNDKNASALKEAGADILVAGAYIFGANDRKKAIASLR